The genome window AAACGAAAGGTCGCGTAATGGAATACGAAGAATTCACAAAATCTATAAGTGTTTCACGTGAAACACATTTGAGGCTTTTGCGTTACGTTGAGCTGTTAGAAGAGTGGGGGAGCGCTATTAACCTCGTTTCCAGCAATGAGAACCTGTGGCATAGACACATCATCGACAGTGCGCAGATGGCGAATTATGTTGATTCTGACGCGAGCAAACGGATTCTTGATTTGGGAAGTGGGGGAGGTCTTCCGGGAATTGTCCTGGCAGTTATGATGCCAAACCCAATAACCCTCGTTGAATCAGATAGACGCAAATCGCTCTTTTTAAAGCACTGCATCCATGAGCTAAAGCTTACTCATGCAGAAGTTGAGAATCAGCGCATTGAGAAATGTGAACTGGAGGGGGCTATTATTGTCGCTCGAGCTCTTGCGCCATTGAATGATTTGTTTGGCTATGTTCGCCCTTTTTTATTAGAAGACTCAACTTGCCTCTTTCCCAAAGGGCGAAATTACGTTAAAGAATGTGAAGAAGCTTCTCGCTTTTGGGAATATGAGAAAGAAGTCATTCCCAGCCTCTCTGGAGATGGTGCGTTGCTAAGAATAAGAAAAATAAGAAAAAAGTAGGGAATCAATGACCACAGTATTGGGTATTGTAAATCAAAAAGGCGGAGTTGGTAAGACAACGACAGCGATTAACCTGGCAACAGGTTTGGCCGCGATTGGCAAAAAGGTGTGTGTGATTGATCTGGATCCTCAAGGAAATGCTAGCACAGGCCTTGGTATCGAACGCAAGGACCGTAAAATAACCAGCTATGATTTATTGATTCATGGCCAAGATCCGCGCAAGGCGCTCCTAAAAACATCGATCCCAAAGCTAGATGTTATCCCGGCAACGATTGATTTATCGGGTGCTGATTTAGAATTGGCGCCGATGCGGAAACGCGAATTTCGTTTGCGCATGGCATTGGCAAAATTGGTTGCAGAGGGTGATTATCACACCATTGTTATTGATTGCCCGCCCTCTTTAAGTTTATTAACTCTCAATGCCTTAGCGGCAGCAAATAAAGTTCTGATTCCGTTGCAATGTGAGTTTTATGCTTTGGAAGGATTGAGCCATCTTTTGAAAACAATCAAGATTGTTCAATCTCGCTATAATGATGCTTTAAAGGTCGATGGGGTTGTTCTCACTATGTATGATCGGCGTAATAAACTGACCGAAAATATTGAACAAGATGTTCGGGCCTATTTGGGCTCACAAGTTTACGAAACGGTTATTCCACGAAACGTTCGTGTTTCGGAGGCCCCGTCATATGGAATGCCATCTATTCTTTATGATATGCATTGCGCCGGTTCGCAGGCTTATATTGCTCTGGCAAAAGAGATGATTAAACGAAATAAATTCAAAAAACTAACAGTAAAAATGGCGGCGTAATATGTCTCAAACAAAATTAGGAAAAGGCCTCTCAGCCTTGATGGATGAAGAATATAGCGATGCTCCAGAGAGCAAAGAGAAGTTGAATAAATTAAATAACTTGGATGTTCATAAAATTCGTTCAGGGAAATATCAACCGCGTAAGAGTTTTGAAGAAGGTGAGCTGGGTGAACTAGCGGCATCAATTGCTCAAAATGGAGTGATGCAGCCGATTGTTGTACGCCCAGTTGAAGCCGAAGGTGATGTCGCCTACGAAATTATTGCGGGTGAGCGTCGTTGGCGTGCCTCAAAGCGTATAGGCCTTGATTCGGTGCCGGCTATTATTCGTGTGATGACCGACCAGCAGGCTTTAGAACTAGCTTTGGTCGAGAATATCCAACGTGAAGACCTTTCTGGCTTGGAAGAAGCGGCTGGTTATCAACAATTAATTGAAGAATTCAATTACACTCAAGAGCAGCTAGCCGGTGCAGTTGGTAAGAGTCGGAGTCACATTGCAAATCTATTGCGTTTGTTAAGCTTGCCAGATGAAATTAAGGTGATGCTTGAAGCAGGAAATTTGAGTATCGGACATGCACGAGCTTTGATGACCGCTGAAAATGCGGTTGAACTTGCAAAACAAGTCGTCGCAAAGAATTTAAATGTTCGCCAAACGGAGAAACTTGCCAAAGGCGAAACATCTGAGGCTTCTAAGTTAAAGGCAAAATCATCGCCTTCTTCTGCGGTCATGTCACGCCAAGCAATTGAGAAGAATGAAGATATTTTGGCTCTTGAAGAAACGTTAGCAGAAAGTCTGGGACTTAAAGTTCAGATAAATGATTTCGGTGGCCAGCAAGGCGAAATCGTCACCAACTACGAGTCTCTCGAAGAATTGGATATGATTTTGCGTCGTCTGGGTGACGCCGCTTAGTTCGCTATCTACTTTCTAGGAATTTAGGACAGAATCTTAACACATTCTTGAGAATTATCGATTAGGGTGAAGTTGAATGTAATCAACTCATTGGTGAAAGAACACGCCCATGCCTAGCTATAATGCCCCCTTAGAAGATTTTGAATATCTGATTCGCGAATACCTAAAGATTGATGAGTATCAGTCTCTTGATGGATTTGCTGATGCCAGAGAACTTGTGACGCCACTGTTAGATGAGGCGGCAAAATTTTGTGAAAATGTGATTTTCCCGCTTAATCAGTCAGGTGATGAAGAGGGATTAAAATACGATGATGGCAAGGTCATCACACCGGCCGGATTCAAAGAAGCTTACAAACAATATTGTGATGCCGGGTGGATGAGCTTTACCTGTGATTCAAAATATGGCGGGCAGGGGCTTCCGGAAGTATTAAATATGCCAATGATTGAGATGACTTGCTCAAGTAATCTGGCATTTGGTATGACGCCGGGTTTGAGTCACGGCGCTTATAGTGCCATTCACCATTTTGCGAGTGACGAATTGAAACAAACCTATTTACCAAAAATGGTGACAGGGGAGTGGTCGGGCGTGATGTGTCTGACAGAACCGCACTGTGGAACTGACTTAGGGCTGATTTATACCAAAGCGGAGCCGGCTAATGACGGGTCGTTTAATATTACCGGCGGCAAGATTTTTATTTCCTCTGGTGAACAAGATAAAACCGAAAATATTATTCATCTGGTATTAGCGAAATTACCGGACGCTCCGGAAGGCGTGAGGGGTATTAGTTTGTTCCTTGTTCCGAAAGTGATGGTCAATGAAGATGGCTCGCTAGGCGATCGTAACGGTGTGCGCTGTGAAAGCATCGAGCATAAAATGGGTATCCATGCCTCGCCAACCTGTGTGATGAATTATGATAATGCTAAAGGGTATTTAGTGGGTGAGCCTAATAAAGGCTTGAAGGCTATGTTCACTATGATGAACGAGGCAAGATTACTTGTTGGAATTCAAGGGCTTGGGCTTGCCGAGGTTTCTTGGCAGAATGCGAAAGCTTACGCGCAAGAGCGGCTTCAGGGGCGTGCGTTAAAAGGTGGGCCTGCGGCTCCCGAAAAAGCCGCCGATCCGATTATTGTGCATCCGGATGTACGCCGCATGTTATTGACAATGAAGAGTTTTACGGAGGGTGCGCGAGCATTGGCTTTGGAAACGGCATTGAAATTGGATATTCTGAAACGTTCGGATAATGAGGAAGATAAAGAACAGGCTGATCATTGGATGCAACTAATGACGCCGATCATTAAAGCGTATTATACCGATATGGGTTTTGCCGTTTCAAGTGAGGCGATGCAGGTGCATGGCGGTTTTGGTTACATTAAAGAATATGGCGTAGAGCAATATACGCGCGATGCCCGTATTGCGATGATTTATGAAGGAACGAATGGAATTCAGGGGCTCGATTTAATTGGTCGGAAGTTGCCTTATAAATTTGGTAAATATGCGCGTGTTTTCTTCCATCCTGTTACGGAATTTATTGAAGAAAATCGTGTGGTTGAGGGAATGGCTGAATTTACTAAGCCATTGTATCAGAATATAAAGCACCTTCAAAATGCAACGCTTTGGTTGGCCAAAACTGGAATGGGAAATCCCAATGACCCGGCAGCCGGTGCAACAGAATATCTACGTATGTTTGCACTTTGTGTGATGGGTTATGTATGGGCGCGTCAGGCGAAACTAGCATTAGAAAAAATTGAAAGTGGCGACGGCCTACACTCAAAAGAATTTTATGAAGCGAAACTCGATACGGCGCGCTTTTTTATGCAGCGTCAATTGCCGGACTGTGTAAGCTTATTGTTGAAAATCACCAATGGCAGCAAATCGATTATGAAAGCTGCAATTTAATTATTTATTTACGGAGAATATAATGACCGAAAAAAGTCATAACACAGAAAAGAAAATATCTGTTCTGGGGTTATTAAGTATTATTTTTGGTGGCCTGAGTATGGTGCCGCTTATGGGAATATTATCCTTTCCGGGATTGGTATTGGGAGTGATCGGTCTTGTCAGGAAAGGCGGAACTTTGGCCATTGTTGGAACCGTGCTTTCTTGTGTAGGTGTGGCAACCAGTCCGACACTTTGGGCGATGGTGGGCTGTACCTTTAATCCCTCAGCATGTGAAGAAATGGCAGAAGAAGTTAAAGTTAAGCACGCAGCAAGAACAGCCGAATTGAAGAAAAAAATTAAACTGTTAGAGCGTCAGCAGACCGAGGCTGATAAAGCAGAAGAGAAACTTGAAGCGGTCACAGAGAAATTCCAAGACCTAGAAGAAAAATCAAATCAAGCGCTCGAGACACCCGCTTTTTAACGAATTAAGACTTTTATTAAAAACACTGCACCAATAATGAGGGCAAATAGATTAAATCCGAGCCATAGCGCGTAAGCACAGGCACCTAAAATGAGAGCGGGGCCGATATAGTCGCGAATATCGTGAACTTTATCCATACCTATAAGCGTGCCAAAAGCGGTAAGTGCAATGCAAATAATGATGTCTATTACCATAGGGTGAGTGTAATATTTTTCTGAATCGAGGCTAGGTTTTTATACCTAATCGCGATATAAAACAGTATGAACGCCATTCGTATATTGCCTAATAACACCGTTAACCGTATTGCCGCAGGTGAAGTGGTGGAGCGGCCTGCTTCGGTGGTGAAGGAATTGGTTGAGAATGCTATCGATGCGCGGGCGACGTCTATTGATGTTTCCGTTAAAGGCGGCGGCAAACGCGAAATTATTATTTCCGATAATGGCAAGGGAATGGCCCGCGAGGAACTGGAATTAGCCATTCAACGTCATGCGACCTCGAAGCTTCCCGATGATGATTTATTAATGGTGCAATGGCTGGGTTTTCGGGGAGAGGCGCTCCCTTCTATTGGTTCGATTAGTCGAATGAAACTGACCAGTCGTGCCAAAGGAGCTGACGAGGCGTGGAGCATTTCTGTCGGGGGAGGTGAAGTTTCACAAGCAACGCCTGCGGCTCATGCTGTGGGCACGCGAATTGAGGTGCATGATTTATTTTATGCCACGCCGGCGCGCTTGAACTTTATGAAAACGGAGCGCTCGGAGACGTCGGCGATCAGCGATATTCTGAAGCGTATTGCGATGGCAAATCCCGGAATTGGTTTTAGTTTTAGCCATGAGGGTAGGGGCTGGAAAGCGGAAGCCTCAAGAATAAATTCATCGTTGCTCGGTTTATCCGAGAAATCCATGGATCACCCGAACAAGTCGAGTGATGACGATTCGATGAAACAAAGATTATCCCAAATCTTAGGCAAAGAGTTTGCACAAAATTCTGTGTTGGTGGAGGGGGAGCGTGACGGTCTCTCTCTCTCGGGTTTTGCCGGGCTACCAACCTATAATCGTGGCAGTAGTTTACAGCAATATTTATTCGTTAATGGGCGTCCTGTGCGTGATCGTTTGCTGCTTGGCGTGGTGCGGGCGGCTTATCAGGATTTTCTTGCGCGCGACCGTCATCCGGTTTTGGTATTATTTGTCGAAGTGCCTCCGCAAATGGTCGATGTGAATGTACATCCAGCGAAAGCGGAGGTGCGTTTTCGCGATGCGCAATCGGTTCGCTCTATGATTTTACGAGGATTGCGTGAGGCGCTGGCGGCGTCGGGCCATCAGGCCAGTACCACAGTGGCTTACGATGCGCTGCGTAAAATCCAGCCGGAGCAGATGCAGGCGCAAGCGGCAATGGGTTTCCACCAGCCGGTGAATTATGCGTATAATCCGGCGAGCCATGGGGCGGGGCGCCCCTCTTCTGCGGCGGTTGCGATGCAGGCATTGGAGGTGCTTGACTCGCAAGATGAATCGGTGCCAGCGCCCTCGACGGATTTGCCACTCGGCTTGGCCCGCGCGCAGCTACATGAAACGTATATTGTCGCGCAAACGACAGAAGGCATTGTTATTGTTGATCAACATGCCGCACATGAGCGTTTAGTTTATGAGCGTATGAAGGCGCAGATCGCGAAAGAGGGCGTGAAAACTCAACCACTTTTATTACCTGAAGTGGTGGAATTGAGTGTTGATGGTGCGGCGAATTTATTGGCACGAAAAGAGGAATTAGCCGAACTCGGTTTGATCATGGATGACTTTGGTTCAGGTGCGGTGGTGGTTCGTGAAGTGCCGGCCTTGATGGGTGAGGGCGATGTTCAGGGGCTTATCCGCGATATGGTCGATGAGTTGGATGAATTTGGCGAGGCGCTTAAATTACGCGACCGGATGGAAGATATTTGTGGCACGATCGCCTGTCATGGCTCTGTGAGGGCGGGGCGCAAACTTAATATTGACGAGATGAATGCGTTGCTGCGTCAGATGGAAGCAACGCCGTATTCTGGTCAATGTAACCACGGACGCCCAACCTACGTAGAGCTCAAGCTCAAAGATATTGAGCGTTTATTTGGCCGCCGGTAAGGTTTAGTTAATATTTCTCTGCTAGGATCGATTTATGGATGAGCCAGATTATCGTGCCAGAGCTTTCATGGCAGAGGCATTTATTAAGCAGGGGTTGATCTCAATACCTGACGGGGATGCGTCGATCATTGCTCGGGGTGAAGCGTTGGAGTGGTTAAAAAAATAGAGGATGCGACTCCTTTGGTTTCAATGAAGGAAGGCGAACTGCAAGGGTTGATAATAGAGCAAGATCGCTATGGAAAGAGAGCAATTGTACCAGAATATTTTTTAGAGAGCGTTTTGAGTATTATTTATTTATCTGAAGCGCTAAAATGTATTGAAAGACAAACTGGCCCAGTAACAGAACGGTAGTTCTGCCATGTTGGCCGCTCGCCTTCTTTGCTTTTGAGGTTTCTCACACCCTTAAAACCAAATCCCCTCTAGATTTTTTGCCCCTTGTGCACTACATCATCAAGCATGATAGGAAATATTGCTAAGAGCCTTTTTGGCTCCTCGAATGATCGTTTTGTTAAGCCTCTCCAGAAGGATGTTTTGCGCATCAATGCGCTGGAGGAAGAAACCGCTAAATTAAGCGATGAAGAGTTGCGTGGCCGCAGCCTGTGGTTCCGTGAACGCCTATCAGGCAAAGAGACATTAGATGATATTCTACATGAAGCGTTTGCCACCGTGCGTGAGGCATCAAAGCGTGCGTTGGGCATGCGTCCGTTTGATGTGCAGTTGGTCGGTGCGATGGTGCTGCATAAGGGCATGATTTCGGAGATGAAAACCGGTGAGGGTAAAACGCTTGTGGCAACACTGGCTGTTTATCTCAACGCGGTCGAAGGCAAAGGCGTGCATGTGGTAACGGTCAATGATTATCTCGCTGAACGTGATGCGGCCTGGATGGGGGCGCTCTATGAATTCCTCGGCCTGTCAGTCGGTTGCATTTTGAATAATCTCGACGATGCTGAGCGCCAAGCGGCGTATGCGTGCGATATCACCTACGGTACGAATAACGAATTTGGCTTCGATTATTTACGCGATAATATGAAATTCAGCCGCGAAGAAATGGTGCAACGCCCGTTTAATTTTGCGGTGATTGATGAGGTGGATTCGATCTTGATCGATGAAGCGCGTACGCCGTTGATTATTTCCGGCCCGACGGAAGATAATTCCGATCTCTATACTCAGATCGATAAGCTTCTTCCTGAAATTAAAGAAGAGCATTTCGAGAAAGATGAAAAATCTCGTTCCGTTTCTCTCACCGAAGAAGGGGTGGAGTTTATGGAAGAATTGCTTATTCGCGGTGGGCTAATGGAGCAGGGTGAGGGCCTTTATGATATTAATAATGTTTCGCTCGTGCATCATGTGAATCAAGCCTTAAAAGCGCATACGTTATTTACGAAAGAAGTCGATTATATTGTCCAAGATAATAAAGTCGTGATTATTGATGAATTTACCGGTCGCATGATGGAAGGTCGCCGTTATTCGGAAGGGTTGCATCAGGCATTAGAAGCCAAAGAAGATGCGCAAATTCAGAATGAAAATCAGACGCTTGCGTCAATCACCTTCCAGAATTATTTCCGCATGTATCCGAAACTTTCCGGCATGACCGGTACGGCCATGACTGAGGCATCGGAGTTTGGCGATATTTACGGGCTAGAGGTGATTGCGATTCCAACCAATGTGCCGGTTGCGCGTGATGATTCAGATGATGAAATTTACCGTACAGCAGTCGAGCGTTACGAGGCGGTGATTGAACAAATTAAGGATTGTCATGATCGTGGCCAGCCGGTCTTGGTCGGTACGGTCAGTATCGAGAAATCGGAATATTTGGCGAATTTACTGAAGAAAGCAAAAGTGCCGCATCATGTTTTAAATGCGAAGCACCATGAATCGGAAGCACAAATTGTCGCGCAAGCAGGGCGTCCGGGTGGCGTAACAATTGCGACGAATATGGCCGGTCGTGGTACGGATATTATGCTGGGCGGGAATCCTGAATTTGAAGATGAAAAAGGTAAGAAACTCTCATCATCGGCCTATGCGGCGAATAAGCAGAAAGTGCTGGAGGCGGGTGGCCTTTATGTGATTGGTACGGAGCGTCACGAATCTCGCCGTATTGATAATCAGCTGCGGGGGCGCTCTGGTCGTCAGGGAGATCCGGGTGGTTCGAAATTCTATCTGTCGTTGGAAGATGATTTAATGCGTATTTTTGGTTCCGAGCGGATTGATGGCGTATTGAAAAAGCTTGGCCTGCAAGAAGGTGAGGCGATCACCCATCCATGGATGAATAAAGCAATCGAGAAAGCCCAAGGTAAGGTCGAAGCACGCAACTATGATATGCGTAAGAATTTGCTAAAATTTGACGATGTGATGAATGATCAGCGTAAGGTTATTTTCGGCCAACGCATTGAAATGATGGAAGAAGAAGATCTCTCAGATGTGACCGAAGAAATGCGCGAAGACGTCACGAGCGAAACAGTTGAGGGGTATATTCCGCCGAAATCTTACCCAGAACAGTGGGAACCTGAGTCGTTAGAGAAAGAGGTTTACCGCCTCTTTGGTTTGCATCTTCCCGTCACAGAATGGGCAGCAGAAGAAGGCATCGGTACAGAAGAAATTTCAGAACGCGTGATGCAAGCGGTGGCGGCATTAATGCAAGATAAAGAAAAGCGCTTTACCGAACCAATGATGCGCATGGTAGAAAAGCACGTGCTTTTACAGACACTTGATGAGTTATGGAAAGATCATTTGCTACAACTCGATCAACTTCGTCAAGGCATTGGCCTGCGTGGTTACGGTCAGAAAGACCCGCTTAACGAATATAAACGTGAAGCTTTCGCTTTATTTTCTGATTTGCTTACACGCTTGCGTGAGTTGACGACGAATCGTTTGGCGCATATTGAAGTTCAGACGCAGGCCCCAGAAGAGTTGGAGCCGTTACAGCAAACCCAAGAAATGCATGAAAACCGTGGCCCTCAAGCCGAGTCGGAAGGTGCTTCGGCTCAAATGCGTGTACGTCCTGAGCATCGTGATGCAAATAATCCTGAGAGCTGGGGGCGAGTGGGGCGTAATGAATTATGCCCTTGTGAATCCGGTAAAAAATATAAACATTGTCACGGTAAATTGGATTAAACTTATGTGGAAATGGTTCAGACTTATTTCGCTGCTTATCGTTATCCCAGCGGCAATATTTCTGGTGATCTCAGCTGATGAGCCGCTCGATATTTATCAAAAACGCCCAATGCCACCGCTCGAATTAAATGGATTAAATGGCGGGACTGTTTCGACGGCAAAATGGGCGCTGGAAACGGATGGCCCGAAGGTCATCAATTTATTTGCCAGCTGGTGCAGCCCGTGCATTAAAGAAATTCCGGCACTTCAAAGTCTCCGCCGCCATCTTCCTGTTTATGGGATTGCCTTTAGAGATAAACCAAAAGATTTAAAGAAGTGGCTGGCCAAGCACGGTAATCCGTATACGGAAATTGGTATTGATAAAGGTCTGACTTTTATTTGGGATTTAGGTATTACGGGCGTGCCGACCACCTTGTTACTAGATGCGACACAGAAAATAGTCTATATTCATCAAGGGCTTTTAACGGAATCGGATATTCAGAACGAAATTCTGCCGCGATTGGAGAAATTGGAAAATGACTAGATTTTTTATTTTATGCGGCGTTATTTTGGGCATTATCGCACCTTCTTTAACAGGCTGTGCAAAGCCACGACCCACAACACCGGAAACGGCAAAAGCGCAAACATTAACCTCATCGAAAAATAAAGTGAGAGCTGGAAACGAAGTGTATCATTACTTCTATGGATTAAACAGTGTGCGCTATGCAGAGCTGGCCGGTTCTCATGCCGCAAAAATAATGGTGGTGGATGTTGATGATGCAAAACTCACTGCGGCGCAGGTAAAAGAATTACGTGACACTCAGAAAACCGTTTTTTCCTATCTTAGTATCGGTGAGGCAGAGAATTATCGGACTTATTGGAAGCAAAGCTGGTCGGCAAATAAACCAGACTTCTTATTAGATGAAAATAAAGATTGGCGTGGGAATTTCCGTGTTAAATTCTGGGATAAGAATTGGCAAAATATTATTATTTCGAAAGCGAAACAAATCGCGCAAATGGGTTTTAATGGCGTCTATTTAGATATTATTGATGGCTATCAGCAAAAATCAGTTATTAAAGCTTATCCTGGAAGTAAGGCACAGCTGCGTCAGGAAATGGAGAATTTTGTGATTCGTATTTCGAATGCGACAAAACAAATAAACCCATCCTTTAAGGTTATTCCACAAAATGCAGTCGAGTTAATTGCGATGCCAAAGGATGAAAACGTACCGAATACGAATTATCTGCGTGCCATCGATGGGGTAGGCGTTGAGGACTTATGGTACGATGATGATGATGAAGCGGATTGGACAAAATATGATCTTCAGAAAATTCGTCTCGCGCAAGTTCAAGGTAAGTTTATTCTCGCTACGTCCTATCCGACCGATGCGAATAAACAGGAAAAGTTTGTCAATAATGCATTAAAGGCAGGTTTTATCGCGTTCGTGGGAGAGCGTGAATTATCGAATAAAGTTCCGACCATTAATAAGCAGCTCCTAAAGAGAGTCCTAGCTAAATAAGCGATTAAAACGTTATGGATTAACTGTGAAATTGCCGCCAGATGGTTTGGGCTGTTTTGGTGTTAATGCCTTCGACGGCGGAAATTTCTTCTAGGCTGGCATTGCTAACGGCGCGCGCTGAACCGAAATGTTGTAGCAGCGCCTTTTTACGTTTGGCGCCGATGCCGGGGATCGTGTCGAGCTCAGATTTTTTTAAGGCGGAAGAGCGTTTGCTGCGATGCGCGCCAATGGCAAACCGATGCGCCTCATCGCGCAAGCGTTGGAGGTAATGCAGGGTAGGATCGTTTATCGGAAGTTGGAATTCTGGTTTACCTTGCAGGTGGAATTTCTCTCGCCCAGCATGACGGTTAGGGCCTTTGGAAATAGCAACCACGGGCACTTCGCCCCATACGCCGAGCTCTTCCATCACGGTGCGCACGGCAGAAAATTGGCCTTTTCCACCATCAATAAGTAGGAGCGGGATGGGAGTATCCTCTTCGCCGAGCCGTTTAAGGCGGCGGGTCAATACCTCGCGCATCATGGCGAAATCATCATCGGGCGCGGCTTCTTTGATGGTGAATTTGCGATATTGGTTTTTGATGAATCCGTCTGGCCCTGCGACAATCATTCCGCCGACAGCATGCGTACCAGAGATATGGCTATTATCGTAAACTTCGATTCGCTCCGGCGGGGCGTCGAGGCCGAACAATTCAGCTATTTTCTCCAGCTGTGCCGTTTGGCTCATGCGTGTATCTAGATGGCGGCGGAGCGATTGCTTAGCATTTTGAATCACTTGCTTCATCGCATCAGCTTTATCGCCGCGCTTGGGGGTAATGACGCGAGTGTTTAGGGCTTCTTGTAGTAACTCAGTTTGCTCGGTCTCATGGCTCAGCAAGAGCTGTTTTGGCGTTGCGCGATTTTGGTAAAATTGT of Rickettsiales bacterium contains these proteins:
- the rsmG gene encoding 16S rRNA (guanine(527)-N(7))-methyltransferase RsmG — translated: MEYEEFTKSISVSRETHLRLLRYVELLEEWGSAINLVSSNENLWHRHIIDSAQMANYVDSDASKRILDLGSGGGLPGIVLAVMMPNPITLVESDRRKSLFLKHCIHELKLTHAEVENQRIEKCELEGAIIVARALAPLNDLFGYVRPFLLEDSTCLFPKGRNYVKECEEASRFWEYEKEVIPSLSGDGALLRIRKIRKK
- a CDS encoding ParA family protein, which codes for MTTVLGIVNQKGGVGKTTTAINLATGLAAIGKKVCVIDLDPQGNASTGLGIERKDRKITSYDLLIHGQDPRKALLKTSIPKLDVIPATIDLSGADLELAPMRKREFRLRMALAKLVAEGDYHTIVIDCPPSLSLLTLNALAAANKVLIPLQCEFYALEGLSHLLKTIKIVQSRYNDALKVDGVVLTMYDRRNKLTENIEQDVRAYLGSQVYETVIPRNVRVSEAPSYGMPSILYDMHCAGSQAYIALAKEMIKRNKFKKLTVKMAA
- a CDS encoding ParB/RepB/Spo0J family partition protein translates to MSQTKLGKGLSALMDEEYSDAPESKEKLNKLNNLDVHKIRSGKYQPRKSFEEGELGELAASIAQNGVMQPIVVRPVEAEGDVAYEIIAGERRWRASKRIGLDSVPAIIRVMTDQQALELALVENIQREDLSGLEEAAGYQQLIEEFNYTQEQLAGAVGKSRSHIANLLRLLSLPDEIKVMLEAGNLSIGHARALMTAENAVELAKQVVAKNLNVRQTEKLAKGETSEASKLKAKSSPSSAVMSRQAIEKNEDILALEETLAESLGLKVQINDFGGQQGEIVTNYESLEELDMILRRLGDAA
- a CDS encoding acyl-CoA dehydrogenase C-terminal domain-containing protein; protein product: MPSYNAPLEDFEYLIREYLKIDEYQSLDGFADARELVTPLLDEAAKFCENVIFPLNQSGDEEGLKYDDGKVITPAGFKEAYKQYCDAGWMSFTCDSKYGGQGLPEVLNMPMIEMTCSSNLAFGMTPGLSHGAYSAIHHFASDELKQTYLPKMVTGEWSGVMCLTEPHCGTDLGLIYTKAEPANDGSFNITGGKIFISSGEQDKTENIIHLVLAKLPDAPEGVRGISLFLVPKVMVNEDGSLGDRNGVRCESIEHKMGIHASPTCVMNYDNAKGYLVGEPNKGLKAMFTMMNEARLLVGIQGLGLAEVSWQNAKAYAQERLQGRALKGGPAAPEKAADPIIVHPDVRRMLLTMKSFTEGARALALETALKLDILKRSDNEEDKEQADHWMQLMTPIIKAYYTDMGFAVSSEAMQVHGGFGYIKEYGVEQYTRDARIAMIYEGTNGIQGLDLIGRKLPYKFGKYARVFFHPVTEFIEENRVVEGMAEFTKPLYQNIKHLQNATLWLAKTGMGNPNDPAAGATEYLRMFALCVMGYVWARQAKLALEKIESGDGLHSKEFYEAKLDTARFFMQRQLPDCVSLLLKITNGSKSIMKAAI
- the mutL gene encoding DNA mismatch repair endonuclease MutL, with product MNAIRILPNNTVNRIAAGEVVERPASVVKELVENAIDARATSIDVSVKGGGKREIIISDNGKGMAREELELAIQRHATSKLPDDDLLMVQWLGFRGEALPSIGSISRMKLTSRAKGADEAWSISVGGGEVSQATPAAHAVGTRIEVHDLFYATPARLNFMKTERSETSAISDILKRIAMANPGIGFSFSHEGRGWKAEASRINSSLLGLSEKSMDHPNKSSDDDSMKQRLSQILGKEFAQNSVLVEGERDGLSLSGFAGLPTYNRGSSLQQYLFVNGRPVRDRLLLGVVRAAYQDFLARDRHPVLVLFVEVPPQMVDVNVHPAKAEVRFRDAQSVRSMILRGLREALAASGHQASTTVAYDALRKIQPEQMQAQAAMGFHQPVNYAYNPASHGAGRPSSAAVAMQALEVLDSQDESVPAPSTDLPLGLARAQLHETYIVAQTTEGIVIVDQHAAHERLVYERMKAQIAKEGVKTQPLLLPEVVELSVDGAANLLARKEELAELGLIMDDFGSGAVVVREVPALMGEGDVQGLIRDMVDELDEFGEALKLRDRMEDICGTIACHGSVRAGRKLNIDEMNALLRQMEATPYSGQCNHGRPTYVELKLKDIERLFGRR
- the secA gene encoding preprotein translocase subunit SecA translates to MGNIAKSLFGSSNDRFVKPLQKDVLRINALEEETAKLSDEELRGRSLWFRERLSGKETLDDILHEAFATVREASKRALGMRPFDVQLVGAMVLHKGMISEMKTGEGKTLVATLAVYLNAVEGKGVHVVTVNDYLAERDAAWMGALYEFLGLSVGCILNNLDDAERQAAYACDITYGTNNEFGFDYLRDNMKFSREEMVQRPFNFAVIDEVDSILIDEARTPLIISGPTEDNSDLYTQIDKLLPEIKEEHFEKDEKSRSVSLTEEGVEFMEELLIRGGLMEQGEGLYDINNVSLVHHVNQALKAHTLFTKEVDYIVQDNKVVIIDEFTGRMMEGRRYSEGLHQALEAKEDAQIQNENQTLASITFQNYFRMYPKLSGMTGTAMTEASEFGDIYGLEVIAIPTNVPVARDDSDDEIYRTAVERYEAVIEQIKDCHDRGQPVLVGTVSIEKSEYLANLLKKAKVPHHVLNAKHHESEAQIVAQAGRPGGVTIATNMAGRGTDIMLGGNPEFEDEKGKKLSSSAYAANKQKVLEAGGLYVIGTERHESRRIDNQLRGRSGRQGDPGGSKFYLSLEDDLMRIFGSERIDGVLKKLGLQEGEAITHPWMNKAIEKAQGKVEARNYDMRKNLLKFDDVMNDQRKVIFGQRIEMMEEEDLSDVTEEMREDVTSETVEGYIPPKSYPEQWEPESLEKEVYRLFGLHLPVTEWAAEEGIGTEEISERVMQAVAALMQDKEKRFTEPMMRMVEKHVLLQTLDELWKDHLLQLDQLRQGIGLRGYGQKDPLNEYKREAFALFSDLLTRLRELTTNRLAHIEVQTQAPEELEPLQQTQEMHENRGPQAESEGASAQMRVRPEHRDANNPESWGRVGRNELCPCESGKKYKHCHGKLD
- a CDS encoding redoxin family protein, producing MWKWFRLISLLIVIPAAIFLVISADEPLDIYQKRPMPPLELNGLNGGTVSTAKWALETDGPKVINLFASWCSPCIKEIPALQSLRRHLPVYGIAFRDKPKDLKKWLAKHGNPYTEIGIDKGLTFIWDLGITGVPTTLLLDATQKIVYIHQGLLTESDIQNEILPRLEKLEND